From the Archangium lipolyticum genome, the window TGGCCCCCTGCGGTGCGATGGAGCGCACCGGCAGCCCCGCCTCCCGCATCGCCGCGAAGCCCTGGTGCAGCGCCACCAGCCGCTCGTCCACCCGCTTCCGCATCCCCTCCAGGTAGCTCGTCGTGGCCGGCACGTCATCCAGGAAGCGCGCCACCGCCACCTGCTCCGCCTTCGGCGCCCACGCTCCCACGTGCCCCAACACGTCCTTCATCCGCGAGATGATCGACGGCGGCCCCAGCGACCAGCCCACGCGCACGCCCGTGGCCGCGAACGCCTTCGAGATTCCATCCACGAACACCGTGTACGCCGCCATCTCCGGCACCAGCTCCAGCGGCGTCACGTGCTTCGTCTGCCCGAACGACAGCGTCCAGTAGATCTGGTCGTACATCACGATGAGCGGCTTGCGCCCCTGCGCCTCGCGCTTGCGGTTCTCCTCCACCACCCGCTGCCCGATGTCCTTCAGGATGTCGGGAGAAATCATCGTGCCCGTGGGGTTGAGCGGGCTGCAAAGGCATAGCAGACGCGCCTCCGGCAGGTGCGGCGCAAGTTGCTCCACCGTGGGCATGAAGCCGTGGGCAGGATCCGTCACCACCGTCACGTGCTTCGCCCCCACCATGTGCGCGTAGTGGTTGTTGTTCCACGAGGGCACCGGGTAGACGACCGTGTCGCCCGGATCCATCACCGCGCGGAAGACGCCGTAGATGACCGGCCGGGCGCCCGCCGCGATGAGCACGCTCTCCATCGGATACTTCAGGCCCAGCGCGCGCTCGTAGAAGCGCAGCACCGCCTGCCGGAGCGTCAGCACGCCATCCGAGGGCGGGTAGTTCGTCTCGCCCGCCTTCAAGGCCGCGGCGATGCCCTCCCCCAGCGCGGCGGGGATGGGGAACTCCTTGGGGCTGAAGTCTCCCACGGTGAGGTTGCACACCTGTTTGCCCTGGGCCACCAGCTCGCGAATCTCTCCGGCGATGCGGAGGATTTCGCTGCCAACGAGGCCTCGCACCATCGTGCCAACGGTGTCGTCCCGTCGAGCAGGGCCAAGCAGGGAGGTGAGATCAAGAGCCATGGGGGGGTTCACTCCTGGGGGGGATAACGAGTCCAGGCGAACCATATACGCGGCGAAGTACGTCACAAGCGGTCCGTGGGATTTTCCACTCCTCCCCGCATGCTCGGTTTCCGAACGCCTGACTGCCCGCTACCGGGCAATTCCTTCCACCTCCAATCGATGCAGGCGCGGAAGTCCTCTACACACGGAGGGACACCGGGGCTCCCGGCCCATTCCGGGCACGCAGGGCCCTGGTGGACAGACAGGAGAACCCGATGCACGCGCGTAACACGAACCGCTGGGCGGCGCTGACGTTGGTGGGGGCCGGGCTGCTGGCACTGGCCGGCTGCGGAAGTGACAAGTACGTGGCGACCGCTCAGCTCACGGGCGCCAACGAGGCTCCCAACCCGGTGACGACCAACGGCGCCGGCACCGCCACCGCCACGCTCGACGGCGACACGCTCACCGTCACCGGCGGCTTCAACGGGCTGGGAAGCGACCTGTTCGAGGTATCCGGCAGCCCGGCCCACGTCCACAGGGGGGCCACGGGCACGGCCGGTCCCGTCGTCTTCCCCCTCGTCATCACCAGCACCGACAAGCGCAACGGCACCTTCACCGCGACCAAGGAGCTCAGCGATGACGAGCAGGAGGAGTTCAAGAACGGGCTCTACTACGTGAACGTCCACACGGCCGCCAACCAGACCGGGGAGATCCGCGGTCAGTTCGTGCCGCTCCGGCAGGACGACTGACATGCCCCACCCGCGGAGCCGGCATCCTTCCGGCTCCGCTCCCTCCTCCGGGAGGCGATCGCACTGGCACTCGGGCGCCGCTCGTGCCACATGGGGCGCCGATCCGGCCCGGCTCACACGGGCCACCAGGAGGACGACGATGAAGGTGATTGGACGCTGGATGCCGGCACTGGGGCTCGCGGCCTGCCTCGCGACGGCGGGCTGCAAGAAGGAAGAGCCGGCCGCCGCACGCCCCGAGCCCACTCCCCCCGCCGAGCCCGCCCCATCCGGGACGGCGGCCCCAGCGAACACGCCCCCTCCCCCCGAGCCCGCCGCTCCCGCCGAGCAGAGCGCCGGTGCCGGGACGGGCGCCCCCGAGGATGCCGGTACCGCCCCCGCCCCCACGGGCGCACAGGCCGGCCAGCCCGAGGAGCCGAAGAACCGCGAGTGGACCGCGGGCCTCGTGGACATCAAGCGCTCCAACCAGAAGCCGGTGACGCTGCGCGAGGTGCGCACGGCCCGCAACGAGGGCTTCGATCGCGTCGTGTTCCAGTTCGATGGCGACCAGTTGCCCGGCTACCACCTCGAGTACGTCGACAAGCCCGTCATCAAGTGCGGCTCCGGAGACCCCACCGAACTGGCCGGCCAGGGCTGGCTTCAGGTGCGCATCCAGCCGGCCCAGGCTCACGCGGACGGCAAGGCCACCGTGACCGAGCGCGAGCGCAAGCCCGCCCTTCCCCTCCTCGCCGAGTTGGAGCTGACGTGTGACTTCGAGGGCGAGGTCACCTGGGTGCTCGGCGTGCAGCGCCCCAACAAGTACCGGGTGCTGGAGCTGCACGGACCCACGCGCCTCGTGGTGGACGTGCAGCACTGAGCGTCAGCCGAGTTGCAGCTCCGCGGCCAGCCGCTCCAGGGCCGCGATGAGCCCCCGGTGCCGCGCCCGGGCCTCCTCACCGCCCGCGCGCAGCGCCAGGGCCAGCGCCTTTGGCAGGTTCAGCGCCTCGTCGTTCTCGAGCTTCTCCGCGTACCCGTGCCGGTAGTCGTTGGGCACGCGGAGGCTCCAGTTCTCCTCGCTCACCGTGCCGGGCGCGTTGTACGTCTCCTTCATCCCCAGCAGGTCCGGGAAGAACACCATCACGTTCTCCGCCCGGCTGGCGAAGAGGTCCGCGAACTTCGCCTGCACCAGCATCCCCGGCTCCTGCACCAGCCGCCGCGCGAAGTCCTCGCGCCCCTCCTCCTCCGGGTGGAGCCTCCACGCCAGGTACTCCGCCTGCGCCCGCGCCTCGCCCGCCTGCCTCCATCGGTCCGCCAGCGCCCAGATGGGCTTCGTGTCGTGGTTGCCCACCATGATCCAATCCTGGGGCACCGCGTTCTCGCTCCGGTACACGTCCTTCGGATTCGTCAGGTCCGCCTTCTGCGTCACCCGGAAGCGCCCCAGCCCGTACTGCTCCATCACCCGCCGCAGCGGATGGGGCATGGTGCTCAACACCTCGCACAGCAGGTCCGACACCTGCCGCCCATGGGCTCGCGCCGCCGCGATGATGGCGTCGAAGAGTGCGCTGTAGCGGCGCACCTGCTCGGCGTTCAGCTCGCGCACCCAGCCATCCGCGTACCGGGGCACCGAGCGGTCCAGCTGCTCCGGCGACACCAGGGCCCAGCGCGCCAGCCGCGGATGGTCCGGCAGATCCGGCGAGGCGAAGAGCCGCGCTCCGTTCTGCACCGCCCGCAGCGAGTCCAGCTCTCCGGACCGGTACACCCACGGGCACACCAGCCCGTGCGGATGGTCGATGCGCAGCCCGTCGTACTCGGACAGCATCTTGTCCACCCGCGAGCCCATGAAATGCAGCACCGGGCCCGCGGTTCCTCCAGGCGCGTGGTACTGCTCCGGATCCAACACCGGGTAGTTCCACGGCTGCCCCTCGGGGTTGGTGCGGCTCGGCGGCGCGCCCATCAGGTACGAGCCCACGAAGAGCCCCTGGTACGCCCATCCGTCCCGAGGCGAGAAACCAATCTGCAGGTCCCCGAACAGCTTCAGGCCCCACGCCGCCGTCCGCTCCCGTAGCGCCGCGTGCTGCGAGTGCACGAGGAACTGCCGGAAGGCATAGGCCTCCACCTGCCCGGCGTACTTCGACAGCAGCACCTGCCGGCGCGTGGTGAACGCCGCCTCCTCACCAGGGCGAGGGCTCCACAGGCGCCGGTCCCACTCGCTCGACCACTCCTTCCAGTAGGGGCGCCCGTGCTCCGTGCAGAGCGCGTCGTAGAGCGCGTCCCGCTCCAGCCACCCCTGGTGCCCCCGCCGGAAGGTCTCGAAGTGCTCGGCGAGCCAGGCGATCGCACTGCCGGGCACGGCGCGGGCCCTCTTGTGCTGGAAGGCCTCCCACACTTCGTCCAGCGCCTCGTTCTGGGCCCGGAAGGCGTAGCGGTGCTTCACCCTCGGCTCGTTCCCGGGCCGGGCCGCGACGAGCGCCTGCACGCGCTCGGGGCGCAGCAGCCCCCCCCAGGTCTCCTCGTGCGTGAGCGACGCGAGCGCCACGTTCAGCACGTTGCGCGAGAAGAGCGTCCCGTCATACGGCGAGGGGTTGTCCTCCGACGTCTGCCCCTGCGGACCGAGCTGGATGCCATTGAAGCCCAGCTCCCGCGCGAACTCGAGGAAGCGCAGCCCTCCCCCCGAGTACGGCGAGCCGCGGCCGAGGTCCTCGTCCGGAATGCTCGGGAAGCTCGGGTCGTGGATGCTCAACACCAGATTGCGCACGTTCAGCGCGGCCAGGGCCGCCGTCACGTGGCGCCGGTAGTCTTCGGGCAGGGTTGCGCGGGGCATGGAGACGACTCGAAGGAGAGGGGCCCACCCTAGGAGATAGCAGCCGGGTCGTGAACCCCTTCCCCATCACGGCTGGCCGTTTCCTGGGCAGGCACTGACAGATTGGCTACCGGGTTGACGAGGGGCCTCAGCCGTTCTCCGCGGAGGCTCCGCCCTCACCCTCCGCGCAATCCACCTTCCGCAGCAGCTTCTTCACCTGCTTCGTCACCACCGCGCCCCGCTGCACCGAGAAGTGCCAGGTGCGCGAGTACACCTCGGCGCGTGGTTGCGTGTCGCACGTCGGGTGTGTCAGCACCTCCTCCAACAGCACCTCGCCCCGCCCCAGCCGCAGACCCTTCACCTCCGACTCCGCCTCGTCCTCCGGCGGCTCGATGACGCTGGACTCGACGTCATCCTTCTTCAGCAGCGCGAGGATCATCAGCCAGCTCCGCTGCTCGCGCGGCCCCTCCTCCCCCTCGTACTGAAAGGTGGTCGCCATCAGGGTTCCACCCGCGACCCGCATCTGCGTGCTCTTCCCGAAGGACCAGCCCGGCAGCAGCGACGGACACGCCAGCGCCTCCCGCTCCTCCCACAACACCCGGCGCGAGTACGAGCGCGGCTCCAACGCCTGGAACACCTTCGCCACCGCCTCCCCCTCCCGCGCCTCGCACACGCCCAGGGCCACGAAGAAGTAGCCGGGCCGCAACCCGGGCAGGTCCGTGCCGTCGATGATGCGCGGATAGCCGGGCCCCGCCTCCACCACACGCGCCCAGTCCACCGAGCGCTCCCGGTAGGACTCCACGAAGGACTCCGCCTCCTCGCGCGTGCGGCCTCCTCCCCAGACCACCATCACCCGTTCCCGGATGGAGCCGGGCAACGGCAGCTCCGGCTGGGCCCGGACGGAGAACGACGTCAGCAGGACGAGAACCCCGAGCAGTAGACGCATGGTGCCGCGCAAGATGGCACGGCTTCGGGGTCCCTCCTAGATGCCTGCCTGGCCGCTCCCCTGGCGGCCACTCCCCGCTCGTCCCCGGGCATCCACCCCCCTCCCCTCGGGGTTCCCCTCCACGCGTCCCGGGCTCCCACCAGTGAACACTGCCGGGCTGGGTGGATGGACGTCCCCCACTTCCATTGGAAGGGTGGAGGCCCTCGGGAGACAGTCTTCTTCGATCTGGAGTCCCTGATGAGTACGCTGGCCCCCCCTCCCTCGATCCCTTCCCTTCCGCCAGCTTCGCCTGGCGAGGGGCTGTCGGCGGAGATGCTGGCCCTGCTCTTCGAACGCGGCCGCCCTCTGGTGGAGGCCCTCTTCGCGCAGGTGAACGACGGCGTCACCGTCCAGGCCCCCGACCTCTCCCTGCGCTTCATCAATCCCGCCGGGGTACGCATCCTCGGTGCCACGTCCGAGGAGGAGGCCCTGCGCCTGGGCGGTGCCTCGGTGTTCGCCCGCTATGAGCTGCTCGATGCCTCGGGCAAACGGCTGAACCCCGAGTCGCTGCCCGGCCGGCAGGTGCTGCGGGGCCAGCACGTCACCGAGAGCGTGCTGCGCTTCCGCGACAGACACACGGGCCAGGAGCTGTGGTACCGCGTCTCCTCGGCCCCCGTGCGCGACGAGCGGGGCCAGGTGGTGTACGCCGTCAACGTCTTCCGGGACATCACCGAGATGATGCGCACCCAGGAGCGGCTGAGCCTGCTGGCCGAGACGGGGGAGCTGTTCGCCGCCTCACTCGACCTGGACAGCACGCTGACCGCCACCGCGCGTCTCCTGGTGCCGCGTCTGGCGGACTGGTGCGCCGTGGAGCTCGTGGAAGGATCCTGCCCTTCACGGCAGGTGGCCGCCATCCACTCGGACCCCGCCAAGGTGGAGCTGGCCCAGCGGATGCGCGAGCTCTACCCCTCGGACCCCCGCGCCCATGGCGGCACCGCCTACGTGATGCGCACGGGCCTCTCGTCGCACGCGCCCAACATCACCGATGAGATGATGGTGGCCGTGGCGAAGGACGCGGAGCACCTGCGCATGATTCGCGAGCTGGGCCTGCGCTCCCTCATCATCGTGCCCCTCAACGCCCGGGGCCGGACGTTGGGCACGCTCTCGGTGGCCACGGCGGAGTCGGAGCGGCGGTTGGGGACCGATGAGCTGCAACTGGTGGAGGAGCTGGCCCGCCGGGCCGCGCTCGCGGTGGACAATGCCCGCCTCTACGCCGAGGCGAAGCGCGCCCAGGCCCGCCACGAGGTGGCGCTCGAGGCCGGACGCATGGGCGCCTGGGAGTGGAACATCCAGGCCGGGAAGGTGACCTGGGCGCCCACCCTGGAGCGCATCCACGGCATCCCCGAGGGCAGCTTCAACGGCACCTTCGAGGCCTACCAGAGCGACATGCACCCGGAGGACCGGGAGCGGGTGCTCACCAGCATCCAACGGGTGGTGGCCG encodes:
- a CDS encoding pyridoxal phosphate-dependent aminotransferase; its protein translation is MALDLTSLLGPARRDDTVGTMVRGLVGSEILRIAGEIRELVAQGKQVCNLTVGDFSPKEFPIPAALGEGIAAALKAGETNYPPSDGVLTLRQAVLRFYERALGLKYPMESVLIAAGARPVIYGVFRAVMDPGDTVVYPVPSWNNNHYAHMVGAKHVTVVTDPAHGFMPTVEQLAPHLPEARLLCLCSPLNPTGTMISPDILKDIGQRVVEENRKREAQGRKPLIVMYDQIYWTLSFGQTKHVTPLELVPEMAAYTVFVDGISKAFAATGVRVGWSLGPPSIISRMKDVLGHVGAWAPKAEQVAVARFLDDVPATTSYLEGMRKRVDERLVALHQGFAAMREAGLPVRSIAPQGAIYLSVQFDLIGKAGLKTNDEIRKLLLEKAGFALVPFQAFGLKEDTGWFRLSVGAVSVEEIKAALPRVEAVLRQVTGK
- a CDS encoding PAS domain-containing sensor histidine kinase encodes the protein MSTLAPPPSIPSLPPASPGEGLSAEMLALLFERGRPLVEALFAQVNDGVTVQAPDLSLRFINPAGVRILGATSEEEALRLGGASVFARYELLDASGKRLNPESLPGRQVLRGQHVTESVLRFRDRHTGQELWYRVSSAPVRDERGQVVYAVNVFRDITEMMRTQERLSLLAETGELFAASLDLDSTLTATARLLVPRLADWCAVELVEGSCPSRQVAAIHSDPAKVELAQRMRELYPSDPRAHGGTAYVMRTGLSSHAPNITDEMMVAVAKDAEHLRMIRELGLRSLIIVPLNARGRTLGTLSVATAESERRLGTDELQLVEELARRAALAVDNARLYAEAKRAQARHEVALEAGRMGAWEWNIQAGKVTWAPTLERIHGIPEGSFNGTFEAYQSDMHPEDRERVLTSIQRVVAGQEPEHHVKYRIILPDGRVRWVEAHGRLTLDDKGRPARLTGVCTDITEKLAMEEDARRLVREQAARAEAERARQHTAELLEDLKKTQAELALRAQELARSNADLEQFAYVASHDLQEPLRMVASYVQLLSRRYKGKLDADADEFIHYAVDGANRMQALINDLLAYSRVGTRGKEPHPVSLEKCAARALSYLRLAQEETGAELTVEPLPWVKGDETQLVQLLQNLVGNALKFRGDKPPRIRVSATRQDDTVTVSVEDNGIGIEPQYYERIFAIFQRLHGKEEYPGTGIGLSICKKIVERHGGRIWVESTPGQGSTFRFTLAAARPPTPSA
- a CDS encoding AMIN-like domain-containing (lipo)protein, translating into MKVIGRWMPALGLAACLATAGCKKEEPAAARPEPTPPAEPAPSGTAAPANTPPPPEPAAPAEQSAGAGTGAPEDAGTAPAPTGAQAGQPEEPKNREWTAGLVDIKRSNQKPVTLREVRTARNEGFDRVVFQFDGDQLPGYHLEYVDKPVIKCGSGDPTELAGQGWLQVRIQPAQAHADGKATVTERERKPALPLLAELELTCDFEGEVTWVLGVQRPNKYRVLELHGPTRLVVDVQH
- a CDS encoding CHRD domain-containing protein; translated protein: MHARNTNRWAALTLVGAGLLALAGCGSDKYVATAQLTGANEAPNPVTTNGAGTATATLDGDTLTVTGGFNGLGSDLFEVSGSPAHVHRGATGTAGPVVFPLVITSTDKRNGTFTATKELSDDEQEEFKNGLYYVNVHTAANQTGEIRGQFVPLRQDD
- a CDS encoding 4-alpha-glucanotransferase, with amino-acid sequence MPRATLPEDYRRHVTAALAALNVRNLVLSIHDPSFPSIPDEDLGRGSPYSGGGLRFLEFARELGFNGIQLGPQGQTSEDNPSPYDGTLFSRNVLNVALASLTHEETWGGLLRPERVQALVAARPGNEPRVKHRYAFRAQNEALDEVWEAFQHKRARAVPGSAIAWLAEHFETFRRGHQGWLERDALYDALCTEHGRPYWKEWSSEWDRRLWSPRPGEEAAFTTRRQVLLSKYAGQVEAYAFRQFLVHSQHAALRERTAAWGLKLFGDLQIGFSPRDGWAYQGLFVGSYLMGAPPSRTNPEGQPWNYPVLDPEQYHAPGGTAGPVLHFMGSRVDKMLSEYDGLRIDHPHGLVCPWVYRSGELDSLRAVQNGARLFASPDLPDHPRLARWALVSPEQLDRSVPRYADGWVRELNAEQVRRYSALFDAIIAAARAHGRQVSDLLCEVLSTMPHPLRRVMEQYGLGRFRVTQKADLTNPKDVYRSENAVPQDWIMVGNHDTKPIWALADRWRQAGEARAQAEYLAWRLHPEEEGREDFARRLVQEPGMLVQAKFADLFASRAENVMVFFPDLLGMKETYNAPGTVSEENWSLRVPNDYRHGYAEKLENDEALNLPKALALALRAGGEEARARHRGLIAALERLAAELQLG